From one Jatrophihabitans sp. genomic stretch:
- a CDS encoding ATP-dependent DNA helicase, which translates to MSASVISEPAFRLVHPHLPALAAPVLDADQRRVLTHDLGVLRVLAGPGTGKTTTLVESVVERVTRRGVPIENILLLTFSRRAAGQLRDQVTSRLQRTISEPVARTFHSYAFGVVRRAAVLAGDPPPRLLSGSEQDVTLRELLAGRLADQVDSWPVELSAAVRTQAFAEELRDLLMRAIERDVSPAALAALGAKHQRPDWVVAAGVLREYLDVTALKAPGAFDAAELIQRANAELRHNPQLLAAERRQRRRIFVDEYQDTDPAQIELLKLIAAGADELVLIGDPDQAIYSFRGAEQTAMADVELHFGSLSGVPREPERAGQLELSLPVDTVSLSQCRRSGPVLLAASRRIAARLSGPAHHRALVAAPELSPGAVEVAVFGSASQEAAHIASVLRRAHAEDQVPWSQMAVLVRSVGPAADSLRRGLVAAGVPVGQAVRGPLADEPVVAQLLELLRCVADPAAVQPEAAETLLLGSVGRADPLQVLRMRRHLRRAPAGPLSLADLITEPGALALVPVAVRPPVERLRAVIDATAEALAAPGCSAEDALWALWQASGLSSRLNSRSLAGGPDGARADRALDAVLALFIEAAKLSDRSPGGGISQLRDWVSQLQITDTGAGRRAVTDEVSILTAHASKGLQWQVVCVAGVQDGVWPNLRQRGSLLGSDLLVDLVAHRARVSSGLLTERLTEERRLFYVAITRASRALLVTAVDSDESQPSRFVEELDPLPDTVEVRPVSTASRRFLLSGLVAELRGVLVDPRTAEEERDAAAEQLARLAAAGVSGAHPRDWWGRAPLSTDAPIRPQALGPVPIRPSKFQAYTDCELRALLMELGATDTTDEVAASLGTLVHWVAEQAEPDAGVQELTDLLEQGWSRLDFGAPWHAVTERARAQRMLVALANWLVKSRTELTLVGREQPFTVQVGDAVLSGKVDRLERDRDDRLVVIDLKTSKSKPTREEVAVHPQLALYQLAVAEGAFTEGEPAEPGGARLVQVGASTPGPQLQPPLAEFADPGWVAAELARIAAVLRGNTVTAQPGKGCSRCPVRACCPAQDDGRQVTQ; encoded by the coding sequence GTGTCCGCAAGCGTCATCTCCGAGCCCGCGTTCCGGCTGGTGCACCCGCACCTGCCGGCGCTGGCCGCGCCGGTTCTCGACGCCGACCAGCGGCGGGTGCTGACCCACGACCTGGGCGTGCTGAGGGTGCTGGCCGGCCCGGGCACCGGTAAGACCACCACCCTGGTCGAGTCGGTGGTCGAACGCGTCACCCGGCGCGGGGTGCCGATCGAGAACATCCTGCTGCTGACGTTCTCGCGGCGGGCGGCCGGGCAGCTGCGCGACCAGGTGACCTCCCGGCTGCAGCGCACCATCTCCGAGCCGGTCGCGCGCACCTTTCACTCCTACGCCTTCGGGGTGGTGCGCCGGGCCGCGGTGCTCGCCGGTGACCCACCGCCGCGGTTGCTGTCCGGCTCGGAGCAGGACGTCACACTGCGCGAGCTGCTGGCCGGACGGCTGGCCGATCAGGTCGACTCGTGGCCGGTGGAGCTGTCGGCCGCGGTGCGCACCCAGGCGTTCGCCGAGGAGTTGCGCGACCTGCTGATGCGAGCCATCGAGCGGGACGTCAGCCCGGCAGCGCTGGCCGCCCTGGGGGCCAAGCACCAGCGGCCGGACTGGGTGGTCGCCGCCGGCGTGTTGCGGGAGTACCTGGACGTGACCGCGCTGAAGGCGCCGGGCGCCTTCGACGCCGCGGAGCTGATCCAGCGGGCCAACGCCGAGCTGCGCCACAACCCGCAGCTGCTGGCCGCCGAGCGCCGGCAACGCCGCCGGATCTTCGTCGATGAGTACCAGGACACCGACCCGGCCCAGATCGAGCTGCTGAAGCTGATCGCCGCCGGCGCCGACGAGCTGGTGCTGATCGGTGACCCGGATCAGGCCATCTACTCCTTCCGGGGCGCTGAGCAGACGGCGATGGCCGACGTCGAGCTGCACTTCGGCTCGCTGTCCGGCGTGCCACGCGAGCCGGAGCGGGCCGGTCAGCTCGAGCTGAGCCTGCCGGTGGACACGGTGTCGCTGTCGCAGTGCCGGCGCAGCGGACCGGTGCTGCTGGCGGCCTCGCGGCGGATCGCGGCCCGGCTCAGCGGACCGGCTCACCACCGGGCGCTGGTGGCCGCGCCCGAGTTGAGCCCGGGCGCGGTCGAGGTCGCGGTGTTCGGCTCGGCCAGCCAGGAGGCCGCCCACATCGCCTCGGTGCTGCGCAGGGCGCACGCCGAGGACCAGGTGCCGTGGTCGCAGATGGCGGTCCTGGTCCGATCCGTCGGACCGGCTGCCGACAGCCTGCGGCGGGGCCTGGTGGCGGCCGGCGTGCCGGTCGGGCAGGCGGTCCGCGGCCCCCTGGCCGATGAGCCGGTGGTGGCACAGCTGCTGGAGCTGCTGCGGTGCGTGGCCGACCCGGCCGCCGTGCAGCCCGAAGCGGCCGAGACCCTGCTGCTGGGCTCGGTCGGACGGGCTGACCCGCTGCAGGTGCTGCGGATGCGCCGGCACCTGCGCCGGGCCCCGGCCGGCCCGCTCAGCCTCGCCGACCTGATCACCGAACCCGGCGCGCTGGCTCTGGTGCCGGTCGCCGTCCGCCCGCCGGTCGAGCGGCTGCGCGCGGTGATCGACGCCACCGCCGAGGCGTTGGCGGCACCCGGCTGCTCCGCCGAGGACGCGCTGTGGGCGCTCTGGCAGGCCAGCGGGCTGTCGTCCCGGCTGAACTCCCGCAGCCTGGCCGGCGGCCCGGACGGCGCCCGGGCCGACCGCGCGCTGGACGCGGTGCTGGCCCTGTTCATCGAGGCGGCGAAGCTGTCCGACCGCAGCCCGGGTGGCGGCATCAGCCAGCTGCGGGACTGGGTGAGCCAGCTGCAGATCACCGACACCGGGGCCGGGCGCCGGGCCGTGACCGACGAGGTCTCGATCCTGACCGCGCACGCCAGCAAGGGCCTGCAGTGGCAGGTGGTGTGCGTGGCCGGCGTGCAGGACGGCGTCTGGCCGAACCTGCGCCAGCGCGGCTCGTTGCTGGGTTCGGATCTGCTGGTGGATCTGGTGGCTCACCGGGCCAGGGTCTCCAGCGGCCTGCTCACCGAGCGGCTGACCGAGGAGCGCCGGCTGTTCTACGTGGCGATCACCCGGGCCAGCCGCGCGTTGCTGGTGACCGCGGTCGACAGCGACGAGTCGCAGCCCTCTCGTTTCGTCGAGGAGCTGGACCCGTTGCCCGACACCGTCGAGGTCCGGCCGGTGTCCACCGCCTCGCGCAGGTTCCTGCTGTCCGGCCTGGTCGCCGAGCTGCGCGGGGTGCTGGTCGACCCGCGCACCGCTGAGGAGGAGCGGGACGCCGCCGCCGAGCAACTGGCCAGGCTGGCCGCGGCCGGGGTGTCCGGGGCCCACCCCCGGGACTGGTGGGGCCGGGCGCCGCTGTCCACCGATGCTCCGATCCGGCCCCAGGCGCTCGGGCCGGTGCCGATCCGGCCGTCGAAGTTCCAGGCCTACACCGACTGCGAGCTGCGGGCGCTGCTGATGGAACTAGGCGCCACCGACACCACCGACGAGGTGGCCGCCTCGCTGGGCACCCTGGTGCACTGGGTGGCCGAGCAGGCCGAACCGGACGCCGGCGTTCAGGAGCTGACCGACCTGCTGGAGCAGGGCTGGTCGCGGCTGGACTTCGGCGCTCCCTGGCACGCCGTCACCGAGCGGGCCCGGGCCCAGCGGATGCTGGTCGCGCTGGCCAACTGGCTGGTCAAGAGCCGGACCGAGCTGACCCTGGTGGGCCGCGAGCAGCCGTTCACCGTGCAGGTCGGCGACGCGGTGCTGTCGGGCAAGGTGGACCGGCTGGAGCGCGACCGGGACGACCGGCTGGTGGTGATCGACCTCAAGACCAGCAAGAGCAAGCCCACCCGGGAGGAGGTCGCCGTCCACCCCCAACTGGCGCTCTACCAGCTGGCGG
- a CDS encoding MGMT family protein — MTEDLPLAQRILECVESIPAGKVMSYSDVAEYVGSRAARNVGRVLAADGGTVAWHRVLRSDGTCAEHLRAEQLARLAAEGVPIRGERVDLAAARWDGR; from the coding sequence ATGACCGAGGATCTGCCGCTGGCGCAGCGGATTCTGGAGTGTGTCGAGTCGATCCCGGCCGGCAAGGTGATGTCCTACAGCGATGTGGCCGAGTACGTCGGCTCCCGGGCCGCCCGCAACGTCGGGCGGGTGCTGGCCGCCGACGGCGGCACGGTGGCCTGGCACCGGGTGCTGCGCTCGGACGGCACCTGCGCCGAGCACCTGCGGGCCGAGCAGCTGGCCAGGCTGGCGGCCGAAGGGGTTCCGATCCGGGGCGAGCGGGTCGACCTGGCCGCCGCCCGCTGGGACGGCCGCTGA
- the moeZ gene encoding adenylyltransferase/sulfurtransferase MoeZ, giving the protein MSLPPLVEPAESLTVEEVRRYSRHLIIPDVAMTGQKRLKNAKVLCVGAGGLGSPALMYLAAAGVGTLGIVEFDVVDESNLQRQIIHGQSDIGRSKAESARDSVREINPRVNVVLHETRLDNDNVLEIFSQYDLIVDGTDNFATRYLVNDAAVLLDKPYIWGSIYRFDGQASVFWNKYGPNYRDLYPDPPPPGMVPSCAEGGVLGVLCASIGSIMATEAIKVITGIGEPLVGRLMVFDALEMTYSQVKIRKDPTAEPITELIDYEAFCGVVSEEAQQAAAGSTITAAELKDLINSGKPIELIDVREPAEWEIVSIPGAKLVPKDQILRGDALSDLPQDRQIVMYCKTGVRSAETLAVVKSAGFSDAVHVQGGVTAWVKQVDPSLPSY; this is encoded by the coding sequence GTGTCTCTGCCACCGCTCGTGGAGCCCGCTGAATCCCTGACCGTCGAGGAGGTGCGCCGTTACAGCCGGCACCTGATCATCCCCGACGTGGCCATGACCGGCCAGAAGCGCCTGAAGAACGCCAAGGTGCTGTGCGTCGGCGCCGGCGGCCTCGGGTCACCGGCGCTGATGTACCTGGCCGCCGCCGGCGTGGGGACGCTGGGCATCGTGGAGTTCGACGTCGTCGACGAGTCCAACCTGCAGCGCCAGATCATCCACGGCCAGTCCGACATCGGCCGGTCCAAGGCCGAGTCGGCCCGCGACAGCGTGCGCGAGATCAACCCGCGGGTGAACGTCGTCCTGCACGAGACCCGGCTGGACAACGACAACGTGCTCGAGATCTTCTCCCAGTACGACCTGATCGTCGACGGCACCGACAACTTCGCTACCCGCTACCTGGTCAACGACGCGGCCGTGTTGCTGGACAAGCCCTACATCTGGGGCTCGATCTACCGCTTCGACGGCCAGGCCTCGGTGTTCTGGAACAAGTACGGGCCCAACTACCGCGACCTCTACCCCGACCCGCCGCCGCCGGGGATGGTTCCCTCCTGCGCCGAGGGCGGCGTGCTCGGCGTGCTGTGCGCCTCGATCGGCTCGATCATGGCCACCGAGGCGATCAAGGTGATCACCGGCATCGGCGAGCCCCTGGTCGGCCGGCTGATGGTCTTCGACGCCCTGGAGATGACCTACAGCCAGGTCAAGATCCGCAAGGACCCCACCGCCGAGCCGATCACCGAGCTCATCGACTACGAGGCCTTCTGCGGCGTGGTGTCGGAGGAGGCCCAGCAGGCCGCCGCCGGCTCCACCATCACGGCCGCGGAGCTGAAGGACCTGATCAACTCGGGCAAGCCGATCGAGCTGATCGACGTGCGTGAGCCGGCCGAATGGGAGATCGTCTCGATCCCCGGCGCGAAACTGGTTCCCAAGGACCAGATCCTGCGCGGCGACGCGCTCTCGGACCTGCCGCAGGACCGCCAGATCGTCATGTACTGCAAGACCGGGGTGCGCTCGGCCGAGACGCTGGCCGTGGTCAAGTCCGCCGGGTTCTCCGACGCGGTGCACGTCCAGGGCGGCGTGACCGCCTGGGTGAAGCAGGTGGACCCGTCGCTGCCCTCGTACTGA
- a CDS encoding DUF3152 domain-containing protein — MTRPSAQPRERNSAGGSSGGPGGRDRGSGARWRAFAGRYGWRAYALPLLTVLSVVAVYNISTHRDRPAARAQTSVPAAQSPVVTTPTPQSSRPSAAASSSRPQTSKPVTSSARPTPTPTPLSPLALPAGPAYSMTGQGSFSILPGSSGVLGRGNLRRFTIEVEDGISGADPQAFAASVMSTLSDQRSWIATEAVALQRVDSGPVDFRISLTAPLTVRPLCGYSLRMETSCYAGSGRVVLNLSRWVRGAQAFGGDLANYHHYVVNHEVGHAVGHSHAHRCLNNGLAPIMMQQTIGTKTENGRCRANPWPFPPGVPDAPGAEQAGSDADAAFFQRNSS, encoded by the coding sequence GTGACCCGACCGAGCGCCCAGCCGCGTGAGCGGAATTCGGCCGGCGGCTCATCCGGCGGCCCGGGCGGGCGTGATCGGGGCTCCGGAGCCCGCTGGCGCGCCTTCGCCGGCCGCTACGGCTGGCGGGCCTACGCGCTGCCGCTGCTGACGGTGCTCAGCGTGGTGGCGGTCTACAACATCAGCACCCACCGGGACCGTCCGGCCGCCCGCGCCCAGACCAGCGTGCCGGCGGCGCAGAGCCCCGTCGTGACCACCCCCACCCCGCAGAGCAGCCGGCCCTCCGCCGCCGCCAGCAGCAGCCGGCCGCAGACCAGCAAGCCGGTCACCAGCTCCGCGCGGCCGACGCCGACGCCCACCCCGTTGTCACCGCTGGCGCTGCCGGCCGGCCCGGCCTACTCGATGACCGGCCAGGGCTCCTTCTCGATCCTTCCGGGCAGCTCGGGCGTGCTGGGCCGGGGCAACCTGCGCCGGTTCACGATCGAGGTCGAGGACGGCATCAGCGGTGCGGACCCGCAGGCGTTCGCGGCCTCGGTCATGAGCACGCTGAGCGATCAGCGGTCCTGGATCGCCACCGAGGCGGTCGCGCTGCAACGGGTGGACTCCGGACCCGTCGACTTCCGGATCAGCCTGACCGCCCCGCTGACCGTGCGGCCGCTGTGCGGGTACTCGCTGCGGATGGAGACCTCCTGCTACGCCGGCTCGGGCCGGGTGGTGCTCAACCTGTCCCGCTGGGTGCGTGGCGCGCAGGCGTTCGGCGGCGACCTGGCCAACTACCACCACTATGTGGTCAACCACGAGGTAGGTCACGCGGTGGGGCACAGTCACGCCCATCGCTGCCTCAACAACGGCCTGGCGCCGATCATGATGCAGCAGACCATCGGAACCAAGACCGAGAACGGCCGGTGCCGGGCCAACCCCTGGCCGTTCCCGCCCGGCGTGCCGGACGCGCCGGGCGCCGAGCAGGCCGGCAGCGACGCCGACGCGGCGTTCTTCCAGCGCAATTCCTCCTGA
- a CDS encoding alpha/beta hydrolase, with product MKTASMVRGRILLDSPLAQSRRVLQAGRGRLLPRPSRPLRTETLAGAADYRLAAPDSTRVPWPATEVRLGEVALNVRHTPSANPDAPPALYLHGLSGASTNFTDLADLLSPWLDGQALDLPGFGRSGPPPRRDYSIPAQSRLVIAYLEQSGRGPVHLVGNSMGGTIAIQVAANRPDLVRTLTLVSPAVPDLRPKKGSDRMMPLLLVPGLGYRVLDRLDQIPPERRVRALIELCFAHPERVPANRLAEAVAELEIRRGYPWSGEALLRSLRAVVRSYLTLGPRSSWYALSQIQAPAVVVWGQLDRLVDVANAPRVARTLPDASLLVLPDIGHTAQLEDPVSTARAILALLARANDAHREAGVGS from the coding sequence ATGAAGACCGCGTCGATGGTCCGGGGCCGCATCCTTCTGGACAGCCCGCTGGCTCAGAGCCGCCGGGTGCTGCAGGCCGGCCGCGGCCGGTTGCTGCCACGGCCGAGCCGGCCGCTGCGCACCGAGACCCTGGCCGGCGCCGCCGACTACCGGCTGGCGGCGCCAGATTCCACGCGGGTGCCGTGGCCGGCCACCGAGGTGCGGCTCGGAGAGGTCGCGCTCAACGTCCGGCACACGCCCTCGGCCAACCCGGACGCCCCGCCGGCGTTGTACCTGCACGGCCTGAGCGGGGCCTCGACCAACTTCACCGACCTGGCCGACCTGCTCTCACCGTGGCTGGACGGCCAGGCCCTGGACCTGCCCGGTTTCGGGCGGTCCGGACCGCCGCCGCGCCGGGACTACTCGATCCCCGCACAGAGCCGGCTGGTCATCGCCTACCTCGAGCAGAGCGGGCGCGGGCCGGTGCACCTGGTCGGCAACTCGATGGGCGGGACGATCGCGATCCAGGTGGCCGCCAACCGGCCGGATCTGGTGCGCACCCTGACCCTGGTCTCACCTGCGGTGCCGGACCTGCGGCCGAAGAAGGGCTCGGACCGGATGATGCCGCTGCTGCTGGTGCCCGGACTGGGATACCGGGTGCTTGACCGGCTGGACCAGATACCGCCCGAACGGCGGGTGCGGGCGCTCATCGAGCTGTGCTTCGCCCATCCCGAGCGGGTACCGGCCAACCGGCTCGCCGAGGCGGTCGCCGAGCTGGAGATCCGCCGGGGCTACCCGTGGTCCGGTGAAGCGCTGTTGCGGTCGCTACGGGCGGTGGTGCGCAGTTACCTGACTCTGGGGCCTCGGTCCTCGTGGTACGCCCTGAGCCAGATCCAGGCGCCGGCCGTGGTGGTGTGGGGGCAGCTCGACCGGCTGGTCGATGTCGCCAACGCGCCCCGGGTCGCCCGGACCCTGCCCGACGCCAGCCTGCTGGTGCTGCCCGACATCGGGCACACCGCGCAGCTGGAGGATCCGGTCAGCACCGCCCGGGCCATCCTTGCCCTGCTGGCCCGCGCAAATGACGCGCACCGGGAGGCCGGTGTGGGATCGTGA